The sequence AGAGGCTGCTCTCAGGGCCATCCTGTGTAAATGCACTGACCCTGCGGAGCAGACTTTGGTGCTAGGGGAACAGCGGGGAGAGTCCTTGGAGACAGAATTATGGGGctcgacccaaagcccactggagtcagaggACAGACCCATCGACATCAGTGCTCGGTAGATTGGACTCCTACCGAGGATCTTGCTGAGTCACTATTCTAGGCCCGGGTTTTCCCTGCTAGGGAGCGCTGCACCGCGAGGCTGCTCAGTGCAGTTAGGAGGCGGCCAGGGTCACAGGCTGCTCACCTTGTATTTAGGTTGACAAGCCATGAATTTCATCAGGAAGGTGATCctttccactgccctcagccgccCATGCACCTCCTTGGATGCGGTCCAATATATCCCACCCCTGGCTTGCCGGCTGATGTCGTCGGCTGGCTGGGATACACGGAGACCCAGCTGCAGTACAAAGTCGCCTGCCTTGGAGAAGTCGGAGGAGGTctggtggaaggaggaggagaggggaatccATCAACATTCTCCCTTCAGCTCTCCAGCgcccctgggccagagctctgctcccacccctctgtaggaggcgctgggggacCTTGGAGCAAAGGGACCAGGGCAAGGGCCCTCTGTGAGCACTCGCTGCCTAGTTGCTCCAGAATAACACGGGCCCTGAGGCCAGGCACAAATCTGCCAACCAGTGGCCTATGGAACTCAGTCCCTTGCAGACCCAGCGGGGGATCAATTAGCCAGAGGATgaggaacttgactcaagccctgactctgcagggtgctggggtcaaaggtcacttacgtcaaatcCAGGCAGGATGGTGGCAAATTCGAGCAGGGCAGCGCTGCTCTGTATGGCCCTTACTCTCTCCTTGGTCTTTTTAGATTGGATCCAGAAATGGATGTGCtgtgggagaaggaggcaggCGAGGGTTAGTGGGCAGGCGTACATGCTCTACAAACgagactctccccctccccatggggcTTAGACCTTGTGCTCAGGGTGGAATAGCTGACCCCTGGTCGCAGAGCTTGAAAAGGGGGCTCATGACACGGCCCATGTCTTGCTGGGCACAAGCTCATggtctctccaggctgggacaatgttcggtcttggggctggtctatTTGCTCTGAACCCCTGATCCATGAACACCACATCACGATCCAGGCTCATGCCCTGGACTCCAGACCCCAGCTGCAAGGGCCTTGGTAGGATGGATGGAACGGCCGTGAGGACAATCCCTCCGGAAACTGCAGTGTCCCTAGGACAGAAGAGCTGATTCCCTGAGGCTCCTGTATCTCAGAGTCTCCCTAGAAAGGAGCCAGAGACTTTTCTCAGAGGCCCATGTCCTGCATCTCACAGGGGTTTCAGTCTCTTagtccccagccaggcctggtgcTCACTGTTAGTGCTGAATGCAAACGTGCAGAGCTCTGGCTgacagtcccagctccttccccctgcacTGACAGCTCTGGGAAAGTGTGGCCGGCTGGGTCCAAGCTGGGAGGACACAATGGAAACTTGGCTCTTCTAGTCTCTCCTTTGCTGCCCTCCCACGGGGTTCAGGGGCAGTTCCATCCCAGACCGTCCCATTCTACTCACCTCCAAGAGGTGCTGCAGCTTGTCTGTGGTGGGGGTCTCTGTCAGCAGGCCCCTGAGCATGGGGTCCAGGCTCTGCGAATAGCTCTTGTGCAAAGCCTGCAAGAAGAAGGAGCACCCGTCAGTCATGGGACATGGGGCTACACCAGTCAGGGGACAATTAGGGGGGTTCTCCAGGGAGCCCTGGCAAGAGCCAAAAGGCACATCCTGGCCTCTCCCATTCACATCACTCCAGGGACACTTAGCAAGAATTCATGGCTGGACACCTGCTGCCTCTTCAATCCTTGCTCTTAGCAGTTCTCTGCACAGGGCCTAGTACCCAGCATACTATGGAACAGCCAAACTGCAGTGGGTGGGAAGTAGGATCCCCGGGAGAGTCCAGGCAGCAGAGCACagaatgaggagaggagggaaggctgGGATCAGCCACAGAGGGGTAACGCAATCCCCTCTGGAGGTAACACAGCCCCAGTGTGTGTTTTACTCACCGCTATCTTCTCCACTAGCAGGGCTTTGCGGTCCATATTTATTTCTGGGCTCCATGCCACAATGTCTATGACGAGGTTGACGATGGAATTCAGGTGTCCCGCCCCTGCTGCTGTGCCGAGAAGCACAGACTCGGGACAGCATGGAGGAAGCAGAGCTGTTTGGCCCTGTCCTCCACCCActaggaggggggttggggaagagaaagagagagcctgttaggtagggacctccctgccccatccaaacagctccagggctcaggaccttcatggggctgggcagggaaagcctccccccacttcctgaaACCAGAGTGTCGCCCTGCACAGACACAGGTTGTAACTGGGACagtgtctgtggggagaggacacttcttcttcgagagatgtccctgtgggtgctccactacaagtggtggtgcgtccctgcgccttcgcctggagatttttgcagcagtactcatagcggccacgcatgctcagaagctgccccccgctgtgactctaggttaatagtacgcatgcgtggccggtctcctcagttccttctcaaccgtccccggcctgagacggagctcagcagactcattagaaAATCCTTCACTCTTGCCACAATTACCCTTTAGTAACCAGTTgttgtcagttttctctgttagtATAGTTAATTACCCCGtttatctgttaaaaaaaaaaaaaaaaaaaaaattctgtcagccgcggctatgccGGGCTCCACAGGTTTCAAGCGCTGTGCTACCTGCAAGGAAGCTATCCCATTATCGGACGGAcactcaaagtgtataaaatgtttgggggaagctcacattccccaaaaatgtgcccactgctgtaaactcagctccagggcacggaaagacagggagcttaaacttaAACTGCTCCTCCTTCAaaagtctatcgggtcagtttcagacccaggcgttgaagccggctccgctgcccgacacagcccccccgcctcaaaaatactgaaaaaatctACGAAGAAGGGGCACCCTTCACCAAACAAGGCTATGAGGCACAAAATATCTCCACTGCATCACTGGCCACTGCCAGTGAGGTGCCACTGGCTGAGCCTGCGCTCTGGCAGAGTGCCCCGTTACTGGAGCTCTGGGgaattatctagggttaccatacgtccggattttcccggacatgtccggcttttgggggttcaaatccccgtccggggggaaatccccaaaagccaggcatgtccgggaaaatcgggagggagggatggagggctcggccggggcctctttggccggggccggtgcggagccgggccggggtcgcgggcatggtgccgggccgggcgcggtgccgggcggggagccgggggcgcggtgccgggccggggtagcggggggtgcgccgggccgcggggccgggcagggagccggtccggggtagcgggggggtgcgccgggcggtggggagccggtccggggtagcgggggggtgcaccgggctgcggggccgggcggggagccggtccggggtagcgtgcgccgggccgcggggctgggcggggagccgggggtgcccggggccgcgagccggtccggggtagcagggggggggtgcgccgggccgcggggccgggcggggagccggtccggggtagcgggggggtgcgccgggccgcggagccgagcggggagccgggggtgcgcggggtagcgggggggggtgcgctgggccgcgggccggtccggggtggcgggggggtgcgctgggccgcgggccggtccggggtagcggggggggtgcgctgggccgcggggtcgcggagccggtccggggttgcggggccgggccgccggggggtgcgctgggccgcggggccgggagccggtccgcaatagcgggggggggggtgcgctgggccgccgggggccggcagtgctgggcgggccgggggtggtcggccggggccggcaccccagggcccgagctgacccaggctggagccgccggggggccagcctgggccgcgcctcctcccccccccacactcccccttacctgcttcaggcttcccgcgaattaaatgttcgcgggaagcaggggagggggcggagactttggggagcgggcagagttggggcggggctgggggcggggccggggccccgtggagtgtcctccatttggaggcacaaaatatggtaaccctagattatcCCGCTGGCGGGCAGCTGGGCGCATCTGCTCCCTCCTTGCGCCGGTGCCCGCCCGCTTGGGGCACAGCGGCCTTGCTCTC is a genomic window of Malaclemys terrapin pileata isolate rMalTer1 chromosome 4, rMalTer1.hap1, whole genome shotgun sequence containing:
- the LOC128835447 gene encoding uncharacterized protein LOC128835447 — protein: MDRKALLVEKIAALHKSYSQSLDPMLRGLLTETPTTDKLQHLLEHIHFWIQSKKTKERVRAIQSSAALLEFATILPGFDTSSDFSKAGDFVLQLGLRVSQPADDISRQARGGIYWTASKEVHGRLRAVERITFLMKFMACQPKYKFQDGAAEADAQEEGRAGGSGASGKEQPACTGRERPLCPRGQGRSLWPGKQEELPELLEEEENTSSHCRL